CCTCCTGACCAGCGCCGCGCTGGGCTCTGCCGCCGCGAAGTCGATCGTGGTGGGCAGCAAACTCGACCCCGAGGCGCAGATCCTCGGGCAGATGATCGTCCTGACCCTCCGGAATGCCGGGCTGGACGTGACCGACAAGACGAACCTGGGGGATACCGGCGTGAACCGCAAGGCGATCCTGGCCGGGGAGATCGACGTGTACCCCGAATACACCGGCAACGCCGTGTACCTGTTCCCGAAGGCGAACATCAGCGCGAAGCAGGCCGGGAACCCCGGCACGATCTACGGGCTGGCGCGGCAGCTGGACAGCAAGAACGGCGTGACGTGGCTCAAGCCCGCGAACGTGAACAACACCTGGGTGATCGCGGTGCCGCAGGCGCTGGCGCAGAGCGCCAAGCTGAGCAGTGTCGCGGACCTCGCGAAGTACGTCAACGGAGGCGGGAAGCTGAAGATGGCGGGCAGCCCGGAGTTCTTCAACCGCCCGGACACCATGCCCGCCTTCGAGGCCGCGTACGGCTTCAAGCTCAGGGCCGATCAGAAGCTGGTGCTGGCCGGGGCGACGCCGCCCCAGACGCAGCAGGCGGCCGCGAACGGCACGAACGGCGT
This DNA window, taken from Deinococcus sedimenti, encodes the following:
- a CDS encoding glycine betaine ABC transporter substrate-binding protein, coding for MRNQLKRAALLGATLLTSAALGSAAAKSIVVGSKLDPEAQILGQMIVLTLRNAGLDVTDKTNLGDTGVNRKAILAGEIDVYPEYTGNAVYLFPKANISAKQAGNPGTIYGLARQLDSKNGVTWLKPANVNNTWVIAVPQALAQSAKLSSVADLAKYVNGGGKLKMAGSPEFFNRPDTMPAFEAAYGFKLRADQKLVLAGATPPQTQQAAANGTNGVNAAMAYGTDGTLAALKMVALKDPKGAQAVYQPAPIIRTDTLKANPQVTGLLNRVFATLTQGTLQGLNAKVALEGRTAQDVAREYLKGKGLLK